CTGAGGGGACCCACGGACACGCCCCGGGGTGAAGCGAGGGGACCAGTACTCGCCTCCAGGATGGAGTTCTTGTGCGGCTCGTTCACCTTCCCGGCGAGGCAGCAGTGCGATATGGCATTATGGATGATGGGCTTATTGGACTTGCTGCTCGGCTCCTTGAAGAGCTTGGGCCCTGTGGACACCAGGGGAGGACAGTCAGCAGCTCCCGGGGAGCACTGCAAGCGAGCGCCTTCCTGAACCAAGGCACAGGCTGCGGGATCAGATCAGAATGTTTCTGACTGTTGGAAACAGGAACTAAGGAGCTTcacatatattcaaaataatgcaGAGATGTGAGTAAACGAAGGAGAAAAAGACACTAGAAATGCAGCAGGAAGTGTCCTGGCCGTGGCAGCAGGACTCGGTGctctgggggctgaggggctgcgGCCTCATCAGCTCCACACGCAGAGCACGTCCTCTGACCTGCTGAGAAACGGAGCTACTTCCGGGCAATCACTTAGACTCTAGCCGTGCTGGGCACGTGAGGCCCAGGCTCAAGGCCCTGCACTgcctggcccccgagcactgccaggaacaaccccgAACACCCCCCGGTATGCCCACACCAAAGGAAAATCTAAGTCCTGGGCCGGGAGACAGTGTGCAGGGCCCAAACACCACATGGCTCCTAGTAGAGGGGAGGCCTGCAGACCTGCCCTCAGCCACGGGGCTGCACAGGTGAAGGGGCATCGGTCACTCCCATAGGCTCCACAGCCCAAAGGACCCTAGACCTCTCCCGCCCTCTCTCTCACGCCCACACCCACCTCACGACCTCACACACGCACcatgacctctctctctctcacaggtACCATGACCTCTCCCCCCATCCTCTCACATGCACGCACGTGCGCGCCCCTGCCGCCTGTCAGGGAGTGGGCCGTCACCTGTGTATTCAGCCACTGAGGCGAGGGAAGAGGCAGCCGATGCGGTCTCCCAGTCGCGGTCGGTGCTCCTGCTGGGGTTGCGGCTCAGCACGGGTAAGGCCTCCAGGGACTCGACCCTGCAGAGAGGATGCGGGCGgagctggtggtgctccagggacggCAGCTGTCCTCGCGGGCAGCACAACCAGCACTCTGGGCACAACCACACAGCTTGGCATGGGCGGCCTGGGCCCCCGGCCTGCACGCCAGGAACTGGCACAGGGCTGGCCAGGCCCCGCCAGCTCTCTAGGCAGAGAacctctctcccccacacgctcaccatgacctctccctctctcccacacgctcaccatgacctctccctctctcccccacacgctcaccatgacctctccctctcccccacatgctcaccatgacctctccctctctcccccacacgctcaccatgacctctccctctcccccacacgctcaccatgacctccccctctctcccacacgctcaccatgacctctccctctctcccccacacgctcaccatgacctctccctctcccccacacgctcaccatgacctctccctctcccccacacgctcaccatgacctctccctctcccccacacgctcaccatgacctctccctctcccccacacgctcaccatgacctctccctctctcccccacacgctcaccatgacctctccctctctcccacacgctcaccatgacctctccctctctcccccacacgctcaccatgacctctccctctcccccacacgctcaccatgacctctccctctcccccacacgctcaccatgacctctccctctcccccacacgctcaccatgacctctccctctcccccacacgctcaccatgacctctccctctcccccacacgctcaccatgacctctccctctctcccccacacgctcaccatgacctctccctctctcccacacgctcaccatgacctctccctctctcccccacacgctcaccatgacctctccctctcccccacacgctcaccatgacctctccctctctcccacacgctcaccatgacctctccctctctcccccacacgctcaccatgacctctccctctcccccacacgctcaccatgacctctccctctcccccacacgctcaccatgacctctccctctctcccccacacgctcaccatgacctctccctctctcccacacgctcaccatgacctctccctctctcccacacgctcaccatgacctctccctctctcccccacacgctcaccatgacctctccctctctcccacacgctcaccatgacctctccctctctcccccacacgctcaccatgacctccccctctctcccacacgctcaccatgacctctccctctctcccacacgctcaccatgacctctccctctctcccacacgctcaccatgacctctccctctctcccccacacgctcaccatgacctccccctctctcccacacgctcaccatgacctctccctctctcccccacacgctcaccatgacctctccctctctcccacacgctcaccatgacctctccctctctcccccacacgctcaccatgacctctccctctctcccacacgctcaccatgacctctccctctctcccccacacgctcaccatgacctctccctctctcccccacacgctcaccatgacctctccctctcccccacacgctcaccatgacctctccctctcccccacacgctcaccatgacctctccctctcccccacacgctcaccatgacctctccctctctcccacacgctcaccatgacctctccctctcccccacacgctcaccatgacctctccctctctcccccacacgctcaccatgacctctccctctctcccacacgctcaccatgacctctccctctctcccccacacgctcaccatgacctctccctctcccccacacgctcaccatgacctctccctctcccccacacgctcaccatgacctctccctctcccccacacgctcaccatgacctctccctctctcccccacacgctcaccatgacctctccctctcccccacacgctcaccatgacctctccctctcccccacacgctcaccatgacctctccctctcccccacacgctcaccatgacctctccctctcccccacacgctcaccatgacctctccctctctcccacacgctcaccatgacctctccctctcccccacacgctcaccatgacctctccctctctcccccacacgctcaccatgacctctccctctctcccccacacgctcaccatgacctctccctctctcccccacacgctcaccaggatctctctctcttacacacgtTCACCAtgatctctccctttctctcgcACAAACCGTGTCTGAGCCACCCGAGCCACTGCCCATCAGGGATAGCCGCAGCGGGCAGGCTGGGCCCCGCTCCTGGCACAGGGAGGCTGCGAGCATCTGAGCTCGAGCCCCCCATGTTGAACCCACCACCAGAATTAAAAcccaacagaggggctggagcagtagtacagtggggatggcgcttgccttgcacacggcccacctgggtttgatccctggcatcccatatggtccccaagcaccaccaggagtaattcctgagtgcagagccaggagtaacccctgactgagtaccaccgggtatgaccccaaaacaaggaaCACCAGCAGAACTGAGTTCCAGAGATGTTCATCCACAAAGCGCAGGACATTCAGGATGAAAAGCCACTGGCCATACGGGGACAGGAGAACACGGCCACTGCAGAGAGTGGTGGGCTACACACCCTGAAGGACAGGCGGAAAGGCGGCAGCAGCCCGGCCTGCAGCCAGACCTTCTCCAATCACAAAGGGCATGTCCCAGGGATGACAGAGAACACAGGTCACTGCAAAGGGCCAGACTAGAGGTGGACGGAAGGTCAAGGACggaggctccctccctcccttgagCAGACGCTGCCCGTCCCCAGGCACACACTCAACTGTCCTGCCCTGAAACCGCAGCAAACCTGAGCCGTGAGGCCTCCCCCATGCTTCCTTCCTTTCGTGACTTTTTCACTTTCACCGAATCCAACTACGGCCAAGCTGGAAACCGCCTGcggccccgcctctcccccacTGCCCCTCACCGCTGGGACGGGGCGCCTCCGGAGTGCACGCTCTCGGGTTCCGTCGTGGCGGCAGAAGCCAAGGACAGGCTGGAGCCCGACTGGGCCCGGCTCAGGTTGTCAGCTGTGGAGAGACAAGAGCCGTCTTCCTTCGCGCCTGGAGGCCCAGACCCTGTGGGGCACAGGCCTCGGGCACGCTGGCACTCACGGGTGGAGGTGCACTTGGTTCCCGGGTCGCTGCTCGACTCTTCCCGGTGCACCGACTTGGGCCGCGGCTTCTTGGGCTTGGATTTGGGCTTGCCCAGGCCCTGTTCTTCCAGAATCTGCTGCTGCTTCCGGCGCAGGTACTCCTGCTTGATGAGCTCCCGCCgggccttctcctcctccttccgtATCCGGTCCTCCTCAGCTTTGCGCCTGAGGAAAAGGCGTCCCAGGCATCCCCGGTCAGGACACTGGGAGGCTCCCGGCATGCTGGGGCACGGGCAGGCGCAGCCCAGCTTACCGGGCCTCGTCTCTCTTGAGCTCCACCTCCGCCTCCAGCTGCTGCTTCCGCAAACGCGCCTCCTCGGCCTTGCGCTGCTGCTTCAGGAGGAAGGCCGCACGCTTCTTGGCAAGCTCGTCTTCCGCCTTCTGCTCATCCTGCAAGCACATACTCTACGTGGGACCCCGGACACGCCCACCAACAGCTACGCCAGGTCTGCCCCAGCAGCCGAGGGTGAGCAGAGCCACAGACCGCGTGATCtgccgagcactgctgggtggagcctCCCGCAGAAGTCCACACGCCAATGCACCTACTCTGACGAGCAGCATGGCGAGTCCTCAGGGAAGCAGACACTAGGGACAGAAACACCCACGTCTCCTGTCTTCCCCGTGCCAAAGAGACTCGGCAAGAAATGCACAGAGGCAGGAACgggcctccagcccccccagcactgcctggaccACGGGGCATGACTCAGAgtgaaaaattctttgaaaataaagaatttctGAACGCAGTCACTGTCCGTTCAAGGCCCAGCCTGCCACGACTGAGGTGACGCTGGCAGGGTGTGCTGCCTTCTGGGCTAAGAGGGGCGCGAGAGGGGCCTGTGTGGACCCGAGGCTGTGGCCTGGGCATGGGAGTCCAGGGCAGCGCTCTCCTAGCCGGACAGggagccgcccgccgcccgccgccccgtgCTCTGGCGTTACCTTGAAAAAGAAGCCAACTCCCGGCTTCTGGTCCCCAGCGCCCAGGAGGCACGTGGAGCTGTCAGGGCCTTCGGGCCCGCCCTCCTCGTCAGGGGCTCTGAGGTGGGACAGGTCCACCTCGATGAGGCTGGCCTTGCTGCGCAGGGGCTCCTCCGCACGGGCACTCTCCTTCCCGGGGGGCGCTGGGGAGCccggccccccctccccaacaccgCCTTCCAGGACGTCTTTGAAGCCCATTTGCTCCAAGACGATGTTCGTGTCTTTGCAGAAGGCGAAGGTCCTCTGGTTGTTCTCGTCGTGCAGCCGGTGGCTCTCCAAGAAGCCCTTCTCGGGAGGGTCGCCGGGCCCGGGGGAGCTCTGGGGGTGGCCGCCCGGGAGGAAGGCCCGGCCCTGTGCAAGGGTGTTGTCCAGGCCGGGCGTCGGGGTCTTGCTCCGGGAGGAGCCCGGCTGCCGGTCCTTGAGGCCCTTCAGCTCCGCTGGCTGCCCCGAGCGGCCGTTCCGGCCCTGGCCCCCCCGAGGAGCTTTGCGGTGGGCTGTCGTCCCCGGAGGGGAGAGCGGCTCCACGAAGTGGATGGCCGCCTTGCCCTTCTGGTCCTGGGCGCCCGgagcgggcagggcgggcggctTCATGAGgagctgctcctgctgctgcgaGATCTTCAGGATGGCCTGCTGCAGCGTGCTGATGGTCTCGTTCAGCTTCTCGATGGACAGGTCACACTCGCCCACGTCCAGGCCCTCGCCCGCGCCCGCCTCCAGGAGCATCTTGCTCTTCTCCAGCCGCCGCTGCGGCCCCACGGGCAGGCCGTCTCTGTCCACGTCCCCGGGCTCCAGAAGCGCGGCTTCCACTTTGCAGACGCCCCCGTGCAGGTCCTGTGCATCGTGCTGCGAGTACCCCGGAGACAGGGGCTCGGGTTTGAGGGGCTGCGGGGCGCCGTCGGCCTTCCCCTTCTTGACCACGTGCAGGAAGGCGGCCTTGCCCAGCTGGAGGCGCTGCCGGGCGGACAGAgcctccatcttcttcttctgcGCCTCAATGGCCCTGCGCTTGTCCTCCAGCTGCATGTGCAGCTGCACCAGCTCCGAGGCCAGCAGGCTGGCGTGGTCCCTGCTCTGCCGGTTCGGGCTCTGCTCCCGGCGCTGCTTCCACGTGGTCAGGGGCGCCGGGCAGCTCTCCGAGGCGTCGGGCGTCGTCTTCTGGGAGCTGCTGGTGCTGGACTTGGTCTCGGAGCTGTTGAGCCTCTGAAGCTTGCGCTCGGCGAAGCTGGTCATCTTCACGCTGCCGCTGGCCACCGAGATGCTGCTGAGCTGAGAGACGGTgctcaggcaggggctggagcggccaCTGGCGTCGTCCTTGTCCTCATGCTCCTTCACCTTCAGGTCCTCCTGCAGTTTGGCCGACTCCTCCTCGCCGCCGTACCTCGAAACCCCCGCAGGGTGGTCCTCTCCCCCCACATCGTGCCCAGCTTCCTCCAGCTCGGCCGCGTCCGAGTCGGAATCCTGTCGCAGGAGGGTCCAGGCCTCTGGGCTGTGCAGGCGGGGACTCCTGGAGCGGCCAGTGGGGGTGTTGGCTTCGGCCACATGAAGGAAGAAGCCGTCAGCAGACTGGCCCAGAGTTGACGGGTCGAGGCTGCCACTGGACGGAGGCCCACCGGGGGCCACCTCTGCCTGCGGCCCCGCCTCCACAGGGGCCGAGCCTGCGGGAAGTTCTGCAGACGAGATGGGGGTGAAAGTCCTGTTTGGGTCGCGACTGAGGGGAGCCCCCGGTGCTCTCTTCCTGCCCAGGGGCTGGCGGTCCTCACTGGATCTCCTGGGCAGGAAGCCCCTTGGCCTGCCCTCCCCACACTCGTCCTCCTTGGTGACCGTCTGCTTCTCCTTGGccggcctgagcacagccggcaTCAAGGGCTCCAGGAAGAAACTCTCAGGCTTACTTTCGAAGGTGCCTGCCGGTCTGTGGGGCGAGCCTGCGCCGCCCGCCAGGCCCTGGTCCCCACCCTGGGGCCCCGCGTCTGTTCGAATGATGGCCACCAGCTCCTCATCCTCGTCCTCGATGTCGACGTTGTTCAGCAGGCTCCTCCCGTTGGGTCTGAGGGCAGGGGGCTGCGGCTGGTTCTGAGGGGTCACATTCGTGACACTGGACGCCAGGCTGTCCTTGCTGATGGAGCGGGCCAAGCTGATGCTGTCCCCGGAGCCAGGGTCGATGTCACAGCTAGCAGCGTGGTGGAGGGCAAAGGGCGCAGGCTGCGACACGGGCctgcgggggagggaggagctgcAGGGGGCTGTGCGTGGACCGGCCACTGAGACAAGGCGCAGGTCCCTGCTTGGCCGGGGCCGAGAGCCCGTCACCCACTAGCCCGGCAGTGAGTGCTCTGGGAGTGGGCTCAAGGGGGAGGGACCGCAGGGACGAGAACGGTTTCAAATGGCAGCACAGAGAGcgcggctctgtgctctgcatcCCAGCTGACTCGGACCCAGGCACAGGGCcgagggagggcggggcgggggggcgagggggcacgCTGTGCGGGGCAGCACGGCTGGACCTGACAAACTACACTGGGAGGGAGGGTGGCGGCAGCGGTCACCTGCTTCTCCTCTCCGCCCACGCCGTCACTGTCCCCGCCCCTCGCGGCTGACTGTCCACACGGGTCAGAGAACCGGTCCGGTGCCGCGGGTctgtggggtggaggaggagcgCGTCAGGCACCGCCTGGGAAGGGAGCAGGGCTGCTCCGCGAGCACTGTGGGCAACACGGCTCCCGAGAGGCCCCGGCCAGCGCCCAAGTCCCATGAGTGCCCAGAGCGCCGGGAGCTCCTGCTCCGAGGGGACACGGCCGTTCTGTGCCCGCACTGGGGAAGCTGCCTCCTTACCGGGGGAGTCCTCTGCTCCCGGGACCGGCTTCTGCTGCCTCTGcctcagagggaggagggggtgtgcGGGGCCACAGGCAGCGGCCCCCTTCCCGCTGGGGAGAGAACAGAGGTTCACGAGCCCGACAGAAGCAGCCCGCACACAGCCCCCCGGGCAGGCCGACTCAGAGGGGCAGTCGGAACCCTGCCAGCAGACACGCAGGCCCCCCCCGGCCCCGGGGCGGCGGACTCACAGGTGCTCGGGGTCGTCAGGGTGCGGGCCGTGTCTGTGAGCCCCTTCGGGCGGCAGCTGCGCGGGGGACCGCAGGTCTGCGGGGCTGCCCAGGAAGCTGCGCCTGGTGGCGTTGGAGATGGGGACCGGGGGCCGGCTGCTCCTCGGGTGGGGTGCTGCCTTGGCTGTGGGAAGAGCATTCCGGTCACGCTGCCTCTCAGGCCGTCTCGGCACTGACAAGGGCGCGTGGACCGGCAGGAGCATCGAGGGGGCTCTGGCCGCTGGCTGGACTTCAGCAGCGCTGGACAACGCAGGGCTTGTGAGCTCTGTCTGGGAAGGGCAGAGAGGACCAACGGGCCCCTCCAGAGGAGGAGCTGCTCGCCAccagctccctgcccccagtTCATGGGGGTCACCCAAAGCCACACCCACCTGGAATCAACACCCACGGCCATCGGCGTCAGACAGGCCTGGCCCGCGTGTACCGCAGGCTGCCCCCGGAGCTGGACTCAAGGTGGACCCGCACTGCCCAGCAGTCAGGGTAATGGGCTCTGAGCATGGGGAgggggcccccagcaccgcagggcccACCGAGGAGATGGAGGGGAAGGCAGAGACGACAGCAGGCGGCCCATGACCCCCAAACCCAGGGCCTGACCCTGAGTGGTCTGAGAAGCTGGGACGCGGGGTGTTGTCACTGGTCAGGCCCCACTCGGGGAGGTACCTCGAGGTTACCACAAGGACTGCGGGCCCTACAAGTCCCTGGGCTGAACTGTGAGCCCGAGAAGGGCACCTGACGCCTCCCGAGGGCCTGTGCCAGCAGTGCCAGGGCAGAGCAGACCAGGGAGCAACAGGGGTGCGAGCAGCACTGAGTGGGAACGATGAGGCCGGTGACAGGCCCCCGGCTCGTGTGGTCACTGCACTGAGAGGGCACAGTAGCGTCCCCAGGACACCCGGCCTACCCACAGGAACAGACCCCAGGGCTCCCCCCAGGCAGCCGGGCTCCCGAGCACAGCAGGGGCGGCCACTTTGGGCTGTGGAACCTCCTATGATAGAGACAGTAGGTCAGGACCGTCACCCCCTGCAGAGAAACAGCCCTGCAGGCCACAGCCCTCCTCCTTCACAAGCCCCCAAATGACCCAACACCCGACCGACCACGCCGTCCTGCAGCAAAGCGGCTCTTCCAGCTCACCCCTCCCTGAGCAGGACCCTGCCGGGAAGGAGGCCTTGAGGCCTGGGGTGGTGCTCAGCGTCCCCGAGACAGCTCCCACATGACGAAGCAGCTGATGCCCGGGAGCAGCCAGGACCCTGCCACGGAGCCGGTGTACACTGGGGCGGCAGCACCCGAGCACCTGCTCACAGGGCACTGGAGAACATGTCCCAGCACCTCGGTCACACAGGGCCATCAGGGACTCCAGCTCTGAGGTGGGCTGGCCCCAGCATCTGTCCTCGGACAGAAGTGGCACCTCGGGCTCCCGACTGGGGAGAGCTGTGTCACCGACTACACAGAGGCAGGCAGTTACTGCCCCGTCACCCACTGCTACCAGACTGCCAAGAGATCGGGACGGGCCTGActcccgggcagggcagggcagggcagggcctgcaGGTGGCACACAGCCCTGACTGGGCCCGGGCAGAACCCAGCAGTCTGCGCTGGCCACACACTGCCGGGAGCCAGGCAGTGTCACGCGTCAGAGTGACCTGGCTGGTCCCTGGGCACTGGATGTACAGGGACAAGCCTGGAGAAAGTGCCGTGAGCCACTGACACCTCAGGCACGGAGCGAAGTTGGAAGCTCTGGGCAAACGGCCTCTGCGGGGGGCAGGCACTCACCATCCTTCAACTCCTGAACGTCCCGGGGCTGAACGAAATCTGGCCTGACATTTTCAAACCACCAGAAGAGCTCAGCGATGAAAACCATGATGTTCGGCTgaaagaaaaccagcaggacgCGTGAGACAGCCACTACGTGTGGCTTTATGACAGAGCGCCAACAACTCATTCGCCGTTACCTTCAACACCGGGGGTGCGTACAGCATGTCTTCTAAGGTGAGGTAAAAGCACTTGTTCAGATACTCATTGGAGAATTCTCTCAGAAGCCGAATGTTATACAGGCTGTCGGCCATTGACGTGACCTCCTTCAAGCAAATGTCTGAGAAAAGAAAGACTcgttagtggggctggagcaatagcacagcgggtagggcatctgccttgcatggggccgatccaggttcgattcccagcatcccatatggtccctgagcaccgccaggggtacttcctgagtgcagagtgatgagtaacccctgtgtgacccaaagagaaaaaaaaaaagactcgtTAGAAAGAAACCACCACGTAACTCCTTCCGTGCACGTCAAATTCCAAACAGAAAACTCACCCAAGGCAGCGGTAACAGTGAGAAGGGACCAACGTCACAGCAACTACTGCAAgacacttgtttatttatttgggtttctgggccatacccagcagtgctcaggggttcctcccggagACCATGTGAGAAGCTGGGGGTCGAAGCTGGGCTGGCCGCGTGAAGGCAAACACCTCCAAGGcaatcctatctctccagccctgggaatcaCTTGTTTAGAAGGAAGGAGAACCCAAAAGCCTAACGACAACCACTGCCAGCTGAGCCCGGGCCTCCGACCTGAGAGTCCACCAGAGGCTGGGctgtgcagggcaggggcagagacCAAGATGCTGCCACTCACTGGAGACACTCTGCGGGTGGAGCCCACGGCTGGGGTGGAGGAAAAAATTAAAGGCAAGTGTCAGGCATATCCCGGAACACCCCGGGCCCTGAGTCAGGAGACTGTGGGGCCGGAGTCCCAGAGGCGGAGGCTACCCAGGGGTGCCAGCTGGACGCGTTTCCCATCTAGAGGATGCCAGGTCTACAACCGGGAGTCAGCAGGGCTCTGTCACGGAGCTGTGACGAGCGTGCAGACGGGAGCCTGCTTGGGATGGGCACAGAGCAGCACTGAAACTCTAAGCCTGCTCTGGCTGCAAACCCAGCATGCGTGTTTGTGGGCTCCAACACCGACTCGAGACACATAACTTATCATCAAGTCCATTCAGGGAACGCAAGGACCCCACCCAGGACTCAGCCCACAGCCAGGGGTCTCCAGAGAAACCCACAGCAATgctttggtg
The nucleotide sequence above comes from Sorex araneus isolate mSorAra2 chromosome 1, mSorAra2.pri, whole genome shotgun sequence. Encoded proteins:
- the CAMSAP1 gene encoding calmodulin-regulated spectrin-associated protein 1 isoform X1; amino-acid sequence: MEAPPDGAADIAPLDRYDSARAKIAANLQWICAKAYGIDNIPEDLQDPFYVDQYEQEHIKPPVLRLLLSSELYCRVCSLILKGDQAASLQGHQSVIQALARKGIYVMESDDTPVTDPDLSHMPIKMSAHMAMVDALMMAYTVEMISIEKVVASVKRFSTFSASKELPYDLEDAMVFWINKVNLKMRELTEKEVKLKQQLVDSPAHQKQSPSKWYWKLVPVRYRREPLSTRQPPHFPLLDDLLRDGCDGAALLAVIHYYCPEQMKLDDICLKEVTSMADSLYNIRLLREFSNEYLNKCFYLTLEDMLYAPPVLKPNIMVFIAELFWWFENVRPDFVQPRDVQELKDAKAAPHPRSSRPPVPISNATRRSFLGSPADLRSPAQLPPEGAHRHGPHPDDPEHLGKGAAACGPAHPLLPLRQRQQKPVPGAEDSPDPRHRTGSLTRVDSQPRGAGTVTAWAERRSRPVSQPAPFALHHAASCDIDPGSGDSISLARSISKDSLASSVTNVTPQNQPQPPALRPNGRSLLNNVDIEDEDEELVAIIRTDAGPQGGDQGLAGGAGSPHRPAGTFESKPESFFLEPLMPAVLRPAKEKQTVTKEDECGEGRPRGFLPRRSSEDRQPLGRKRAPGAPLSRDPNRTFTPISSAELPAGSAPVEAGPQAEVAPGGPPSSGSLDPSTLGQSADGFFLHVAEANTPTGRSRSPRLHSPEAWTLLRQDSDSDAAELEEAGHDVGGEDHPAGVSRYGGEEESAKLQEDLKVKEHEDKDDASGRSSPCLSTVSQLSSISVASGSVKMTSFAERKLQRLNSSETKSSTSSSQKTTPDASESCPAPLTTWKQRREQSPNRQSRDHASLLASELVQLHMQLEDKRRAIEAQKKKMEALSARQRLQLGKAAFLHVVKKGKADGAPQPLKPEPLSPGYSQHDAQDLHGGVCKVEAALLEPGDVDRDGLPVGPQRRLEKSKMLLEAGAGEGLDVGECDLSIEKLNETISTLQQAILKISQQQEQLLMKPPALPAPGAQDQKGKAAIHFVEPLSPPGTTAHRKAPRGGQGRNGRSGQPAELKGLKDRQPGSSRSKTPTPGLDNTLAQGRAFLPGGHPQSSPGPGDPPEKGFLESHRLHDENNQRTFAFCKDTNIVLEQMGFKDVLEGGVGEGGPGSPAPPGKESARAEEPLRSKASLIEVDLSHLRAPDEEGGPEGPDSSTCLLGAGDQKPGVGFFFKDEQKAEDELAKKRAAFLLKQQRKAEEARLRKQQLEAEVELKRDEARRKAEEDRIRKEEEKARRELIKQEYLRRKQQQILEEQGLGKPKSKPKKPRPKSVHREESSSDPGTKCTSTPDNLSRAQSGSSLSLASAATTEPESVHSGGAPSQRVESLEALPVLSRNPSRSTDRDWETASAASSLASVAEYTGPKLFKEPSSKSNKPIIHNAISHCCLAGKVNEPHKNSILEELEKCDANHYIILFRDAGCQFRALYCYYPDTEEIYKLTGTGPKSITKKMMDKLYKYSSDRKQFNLIPAKTMSVSVDALTIHNHLWQPKRASVPKKTQTRK